The following coding sequences lie in one Lytechinus pictus isolate F3 Inbred unplaced genomic scaffold, Lp3.0 scaffold_20, whole genome shotgun sequence genomic window:
- the LOC135157834 gene encoding charged multivesicular body protein 2a-like has protein sequence MQALFGKRKTPEQMLKQNQRALNKTIRELDRERTRMEQQEKKVIADIKKMAKLGQMDAVKIMAKDLVRTRNFVKRFILMKANIQAVALKVQTLRSQSAMANAMKGVSKALKTMNSKMKLPQIEKIMREFERESEIMDMKEEMMNDAIDDVMEGDQDEEESDAIVSQVLDELGLSLSDDLVGIPTTGGALNTKNKESGKVPVAEGVGDADADLQARLDNLRRE, from the exons ATGCAGGCTTTGTTTGGGAAAAGAAAGACGCCGGAGCAGATGCTGAAGCAGAACCAGAGAGCTTTGAATAAAACGATACGAGAATTAGACAGAGAGAGGACTCGTATGGAGCAACAGGAGAAGAAGGTTATAGCTGATATCAAAAAGATGGCAAAGCTAGGCCAGATG GATGCAGTGAAGATCATGGCTAAGGATTTAGTGAGAACAAGGAACTTTGTCAAAAGATTTATCTTGATGAAAGCAAACATCCAGGCAGTGGCATTGAAAGTACAGACGTTACGATCCCAAAGTGCTATGGCTAACGCTATGAAAGGTGTCTCCAAGGcattaaaaacaatgaattcTAAG ATGAAATTGCCTCAGATAGAGAAGATAATGAGGGAGTTTGAACGAGAATCAGAGATCATGGATATGAAGGAAGAAATGATGAATGATgcaattgatgatgtcatggaAGGAGATCAAGATGAAGAAGAGAG TGATGCCATTGTGTCTCAAGTCCTTGATGAACTGGGTCTGTCATTATCAGATGATCTAGTTG GTATCCCGACCACAGGAGGAGCCCTCAATACCAAGAACAAGGAATCCGGTAAGGTACCCGTTGCTGAAGGAGTAGGTGATGCTGACGCTGATCTTCAAGCTAGACTTGATAACCTTCGGAGAGAATAG
- the LOC129282506 gene encoding probable thiopurine S-methyltransferase, protein MDFCKGKPRIGEKPEQLMEIEADWAKWYDGDNNCEFEIHASPWLERCINRVTDGKTGKKWFVPLCEKSPTMKWLYDHGDDVIGVELVGKAIEKFFDTYDMKYTKSAIHQLPYACLYQNDDKRVNIFKCNIFDVTKELIGGPVDAVWDRGSLQDIDHKDRPRYGEIIMSVLKPEGKILAETFEVIDGGIDQTTSPNEARGEDDRGRDTMPSSEHTPHSVNAADFKRIYGERCDIEVLAEEYWDSDHKAVDKEEPFSYINTIRLISFTPV, encoded by the exons ATGGATTTCTGCAAGGGTAAACCTCGTATAGGGGAGAAACCTGAACAGCTGATGGAAATTGAGGCTGACTGGGCGAAGTGGTATGATGGTGATAACAATTGTGAATTCGAGATACATGCTAGTCC ATGGTTGGAGCGATGTATAAATAGAGTTACTGATGGAAAGACTGGTAAGAAATGGTTTGTCCCACTCTGTGAGAAATCACCGACAATGAAATG GCTCTATGATCACGGCGACGATGTGATAGGCGTTGAATTAGTTGGGAAAGCGATTGAGAAGTTCTTTGATACGTACGATATGAAGTACACCAAATCCGCCATACATCAGCTTCCTTATGCGTGCTTGTATCAG AATGATGATAAACGGGTCAACATATTCAAGTGCAACATATTTGACGTTACAAA AGAGCTAATCGGAGGACCGGTGGACGCAGTCTGGGACAGAGGATCGCTACAAGACATTGATCACAAAGATAGACCAAG GTATGGAGAAATAATCATGTCAGTCCTAAAACCTGAGGGGAAAATACTCGCTGAAACTTTCGAGGTCATCGATGGCGGAATAGATCAAACGACGTCGCCTAATGAAGCAAGAGGTGAAGACGATCGAGGTCGTGATACAATGCCAAGTTCAGAACACACTCCTCATTCCGTCAACGCAGCGGACTTCAAAAGGATTTATG GAGAACGATGTGATATAGAGGTGTTGGCAGAGGAGTATTGGGATTCTGATCATAAAGCGGTTGATAAGGAGGAACCTTTCTCATACATCAATACAATACGACTCATCTCCTTCACACCTGTTTAA